In Euwallacea fornicatus isolate EFF26 chromosome 2, ASM4011564v1, whole genome shotgun sequence, one genomic interval encodes:
- the LOC136349997 gene encoding protein distal antenna-like, giving the protein MSAAKAGKRPLRSLTPQEKLSAIKRVSVGGESKASVARDIGVPESTLRGWCKNQEKISYQVRTSPQSALDESPEAASNIIPVNKRIKLEEPLEEPFNLSLKGEINSNSGPGSSSGPGSSSVSPNSDGSYNGYAAVKAEPVEPSNLRPKCETVSPATSIKATNHVPTSENLDKNRVELAKLRVELGLNRPEVPDLFGAAFDQYRLICQNLVYAQQRSANANGKLPMENGTNRLNSNGLLTTADKRETSTHNTIDQVPSPYDSVRYWLKQQCMINANSKLHSPYVANMSLPSTSSMTSATNTATSAPTNAMLADAANNQQLRIWNWYHNSSLQAQLQAQMGSQQQQQQILYQQLTKDEDKTNSENANTKEEKPKNSAKTRSVLDNLLLNNNTTVATAIPAKKDDADLDAHQALTHGEKFLQWLEHCSDPSVTTMQLHTVQSLIKNLKRGSDRRNDCQNRSKLRRK; this is encoded by the coding sequence ATGTCCGCTGCGAAAGCAGGAAAGCGGCCGTTGCGGTCGCTGACTCCGCAAGAGAAATTGAGCGCCATCAAGCGCGTGAGCGTCGGGGGTGAGAGCAAGGCTTCAGTGGCCCGAGATATCGGGGTGCCCGAGTCCACGCTTCGTGGTTGGTGTAAAAACCAAGAAAAAATCAGCTACCAAGTACGTACCAGTCCCCAATCAGCTCTTGATGAATCTCCAGAGGCTGCTAGCAATATTATTCCTGTCAATAAGCGCATTAAATTGGAAGAACCCCTAGAAGAACCGTTCAATCTAAGTTTGAAAGGTGAGATTAACAGTAACTCTGGTCCAGGGAGCAGCTCAGGGCCAGGGAGTAGCTCAGTATCTCCTAATTCTGACGGAAGCTACAATGGATATGCTGCGGTAAAAGCTGAGCCAGTTGAGCCCTCAAATTTGCGTCCCAAATGCGAAACTGTCTCTCCCGCTACAAGCATCAAAGCCACTAATCATGTCCCAACATCGgaaaatttggacaaaaaccgAGTTGAATTGGCTAAACTCAGAGTTGAGTTAGGGTTGAACCGCCCTGAAGTTCCCGATCTATTCGGAGCCGCTTTTGATCAGTACAggctcatttgccaaaatttggTATATGCGCAGCAAAGATCCGCAAATGCCAACGGTAAACTTCCCATGGAGAATGGCACCAATCGCCTTAACTCAAACGGATTGTTAACTACTGCGGATAAAAGAGAAACTTCCACGCATAATACCATTGATCAAGTTCCCTCACCTTATGACAGCGTGAGGTATTGGTTGAAACAGCAATGTATGATAAACGCAAACTCGAAGCTGCACTCACCATATGTTGCTAACATGAGTTTGCCGAGTACTTCATCCATGACCTCAGCCACTAACACCGCCACATCGGCTCCTACTAATGCTATGCTGGCTGATGCAGCAAATAATCAGCAGTTGCGCATCTGGAACTGGTACCATAACTCGAGTTTGCAGGCACAGCTGCAGGCACAGATGGGATCTCAGCAGCAACAGCAGCAAATCCTCTACCAGCAACTTACCAAGGATGAGGACAAGACCAATAGTGAAAATGCAAATACCAAAgaagaaaaaccaaaaaatagcGCAAAGACCCGTTCGGTTCTGGATAATCTTTTACTGAACAACAACACCACTGTCGCCACCGCCATCCCTGCTAAGAAGGATGATGCCGATTTGGATGCACATCAGGCTTTGACTCACGGAGAGAAATTCTTGCAGTGGTTGGAGCATTGCAGTGATCCCTCAGTAACCACCATGCAGTTGCATACCGTGCAGAGCCTCATCAAAAATCTGAAACGAGGATCTGATAGACGCAACGATTGCCAGAACCGAAGCAAACTCAGAAGGAAGTAA